In Methanosarcina siciliae T4/M, one genomic interval encodes:
- a CDS encoding radical SAM protein produces the protein MEKFTEDQTGSFCSYLSEGCRFCQQGAKMVLFVTGLCPKSCFYCPLSDERRGKDLIFANERPVKSDEDLLKEARLMDALGTGITGGEPLLKVERVLYYIRLLKSSFGKEHHIHLYTSMAPDRETLEKLAETGLDEIRFHPPQVVWGEIRHSPYADALKNAKTLGMETGIEIPSLEGAEKVAAFAEEMGIFLNLNELEFSDNNSDALLEKGFSLESDTSCAAAGSHTYAEKAFQACKQVHFCSSTYKDAVQLRKRFQRIAKNTAREFDEITEDGTLIYGVIDSGSQKLAEEILRDIEVPDELFEVKKGKIEIAWWVLEDLKDGLKEELEPLGTRLFIIERHPFEDGLLVEMIPL, from the coding sequence ATGGAAAAGTTCACTGAGGATCAGACAGGCTCTTTTTGCAGCTACCTTTCCGAAGGCTGCAGGTTCTGCCAGCAGGGCGCCAAAATGGTGCTCTTTGTAACAGGACTCTGCCCTAAAAGCTGTTTTTACTGCCCACTTTCGGACGAAAGGCGGGGAAAAGACCTGATTTTTGCAAACGAAAGACCCGTAAAAAGCGATGAGGATTTACTGAAGGAAGCCAGGCTTATGGACGCCCTCGGGACAGGAATTACCGGCGGAGAGCCTCTACTTAAGGTAGAGAGAGTCCTATACTACATCCGCCTGCTAAAGTCCTCTTTTGGAAAAGAGCACCATATTCATCTTTATACTTCCATGGCTCCGGACCGGGAAACCCTTGAAAAGTTAGCAGAGACAGGCCTTGACGAAATCCGCTTCCACCCTCCACAGGTTGTATGGGGAGAGATCAGGCACAGCCCCTATGCGGACGCCCTGAAAAATGCAAAAACCCTGGGCATGGAAACCGGAATCGAAATCCCTTCCCTTGAAGGGGCAGAGAAGGTCGCGGCTTTTGCAGAGGAAATGGGAATTTTCCTCAACCTGAACGAACTGGAATTTTCTGATAATAACTCCGATGCCCTTCTTGAAAAAGGATTTTCCCTGGAATCAGACACTTCCTGTGCTGCTGCCGGTTCCCATACGTATGCTGAAAAGGCTTTTCAGGCATGCAAACAGGTGCATTTCTGTTCCTCGACTTATAAGGACGCAGTCCAGCTACGCAAAAGGTTTCAGAGGATTGCAAAAAACACAGCAAGAGAATTTGATGAAATCACAGAAGACGGCACCCTTATCTACGGAGTCATCGACAGTGGATCCCAGAAGCTTGCAGAAGAAATCCTCAGGGATATTGAAGTTCCTGATGAACTTTTTGAAGTAAAAAAAGGAAAAATCGAGATCGCCTGGTGGGTACTTGAAGACCTTAAAGACGGGCTCAAAGAAGAACTCGAACCTCTAGGGACAAGGCTTTTCATAATTGAGAGGCATCCCTTTGAAGACGGACTGCTTGTAGAAATGATTCCTCTCTAA